From Thalassotalea euphylliae, the proteins below share one genomic window:
- a CDS encoding NlpC/P60 family protein, whose amino-acid sequence MSQLSSHLDRLMRVGGHFLTGFELNKPVGDWRAKAVNIPEDVEAVQLLLEYAASVSKCQEVDPGGVDGKISRTTGRSGTVRAIRAFQKTLMSKPDGRVDPNGATHNKLREQVTGASFVASAKASMSSINLSDGMPSWLRSVNVFSASAAPDWLDIAEDELGEAEIPGRAKNARIGEYHATVLGKVRDEDDPWCASFVNWVLEKAGYTGADSAWSHHWKNWGDGISKPAVGAVAFIDWGKVYPNKPKKQGRGHVGFVVGQTPNGRIVLLGGNQSNAVKYAQFGRAKIAAYRVPKGYEVDPSLYALPTLNVDKGAGGFNATR is encoded by the coding sequence ATGAGCCAATTATCATCACACCTTGATCGATTGATGCGCGTTGGTGGTCATTTTCTCACAGGTTTCGAGCTTAACAAGCCTGTTGGAGATTGGCGTGCCAAGGCAGTGAATATCCCGGAAGACGTAGAAGCTGTCCAGTTATTACTGGAATACGCGGCAAGTGTCAGCAAGTGTCAGGAAGTTGATCCCGGCGGCGTGGATGGCAAAATTTCACGAACGACAGGGCGCTCTGGCACCGTAAGAGCGATTCGTGCGTTTCAAAAAACACTGATGAGTAAGCCTGACGGGCGGGTCGACCCTAACGGCGCAACGCATAACAAACTGCGAGAACAAGTCACTGGTGCTAGCTTTGTCGCATCGGCAAAGGCGAGCATGTCGTCAATCAACTTATCTGATGGCATGCCTTCATGGCTAAGAAGCGTGAATGTTTTTTCTGCCAGTGCTGCTCCTGACTGGCTTGATATTGCTGAGGATGAATTAGGCGAGGCCGAAATTCCCGGCCGGGCAAAAAATGCCCGCATTGGTGAATATCACGCAACTGTGTTGGGTAAGGTTAGAGACGAAGATGATCCTTGGTGTGCCAGTTTTGTGAACTGGGTGCTGGAAAAAGCTGGTTATACCGGGGCGGATTCTGCTTGGTCACATCATTGGAAAAACTGGGGCGATGGCATATCAAAACCCGCCGTGGGGGCGGTTGCCTTTATTGATTGGGGAAAAGTGTACCCGAACAAACCAAAGAAACAGGGCCGAGGGCATGTTGGTTTTGTCGTTGGACAAACCCCAAATGGCCGCATTGTGTTACTTGGTGGTAATCAATCGAATGCGGTTAAATACGCTCAATTCGGCCGAGCCAAGATAGCGGCATATCGAGTACCCAAGGGCTATGAAGTTGATCCCAGCTTGTATGCGTTACCGACACTTAACGTCGATAAGGGAGCCGGTGGCTTTAACGCTACCCGCTAA
- a CDS encoding restriction endonuclease subunit S: MAQQNSNEVPSGWITTTIGEVCDKPVQRKPQDDETFLYVDIASINRSTKKVEKASEILGKDAPSRARKVVDEGDVIVSMTRPNLNAVAKIDEKLSGQIASTGFDVLKPILIEPDWIFSTVKSEKFIQAVSGITQGALYPACKAADIRNFEFSLPPLPEQKRVVNKLDSLLAQVDTIQQRLDSLPAIIKRFRQSVLAATISGGLTGANGETLLLQDISALVTKGASPKWQGIDYVDDENATLFVTSENVGKMELLLDKKKYVQDAFNDKQKRSILQENDVLTNIVGASIGRSVLWDKACKANINQAVCVIRLNMDICVPKFISYFLNSPEGIKQLLKNKVDVARANVSLKNINELKVFLPNKDEQTEIVRLVDQYFALADTLEKHLANAKARVDNLTQSILAKAFRGELVPQDPSDEPAEQLLARIKAARAEAEKLAKAAKASARKAAKSTVKTTAKKTKGSTISSG, translated from the coding sequence ATGGCGCAACAAAACTCTAATGAAGTTCCATCTGGTTGGATAACTACCACCATTGGAGAAGTTTGCGATAAACCTGTTCAACGTAAGCCACAAGATGACGAAACTTTTCTATACGTTGATATAGCCAGTATTAATAGGAGCACTAAAAAAGTTGAAAAAGCTAGTGAAATATTAGGCAAAGACGCTCCAAGTCGAGCACGTAAGGTTGTCGACGAAGGAGATGTTATCGTTTCAATGACAAGGCCCAACCTGAATGCTGTAGCTAAAATTGATGAAAAGCTTTCTGGGCAGATTGCTTCAACTGGCTTCGATGTGCTCAAGCCTATCTTAATTGAGCCTGATTGGATCTTTTCAACAGTAAAGTCAGAGAAGTTTATTCAAGCTGTGTCAGGCATTACGCAAGGGGCTTTATATCCGGCATGTAAAGCTGCTGATATTAGGAATTTTGAATTTAGTTTACCTCCACTTCCTGAACAAAAACGTGTTGTTAACAAACTCGATAGCTTATTGGCGCAGGTGGATACCATTCAACAGCGACTGGATAGCTTACCGGCGATTATTAAACGCTTTCGTCAATCGGTACTTGCCGCTACGATATCTGGAGGTTTGACAGGGGCGAATGGCGAGACCCTATTATTACAAGATATTTCAGCACTCGTTACCAAAGGTGCTTCACCAAAATGGCAAGGTATAGACTATGTAGACGACGAAAATGCTACATTGTTTGTTACAAGTGAAAATGTCGGAAAAATGGAGCTACTTCTCGATAAAAAGAAATATGTGCAGGATGCATTCAACGATAAACAAAAGCGCTCCATTCTGCAGGAAAATGATGTCTTAACAAATATTGTTGGGGCTTCTATTGGAAGATCCGTACTTTGGGACAAGGCTTGTAAAGCTAATATTAATCAGGCCGTTTGTGTTATTCGACTTAATATGGATATATGTGTTCCCAAATTTATCTCTTATTTTCTTAATAGCCCCGAAGGCATTAAACAGCTACTAAAGAATAAGGTTGATGTGGCAAGAGCTAATGTTAGTCTAAAAAATATTAACGAGTTGAAGGTGTTCCTCCCCAATAAGGACGAACAAACCGAAATTGTCCGTCTGGTTGATCAATACTTTGCCTTAGCCGATACTTTGGAAAAACACCTTGCCAATGCTAAAGCACGGGTCGATAACCTCACCCAATCCATTTTAGCCAAAGCGTTTCGCGGCGAATTAGTGCCGCAAGACCCAAGCGACGAGCCTGCCGAGCAGTTATTGGCACGTATTAAGGCCGCGCGTGCTGAGGCAGAAAAACTGGCAAAAGCGGCGAAAGCGAGCGCGAGAAAGGCCGCCAAATCGACCGTTAAAACGACCGCTAAAAAAACGAAGGGCAGTACTATTTCATCAGGTTAA
- a CDS encoding McrB family protein — translation MANNNLKFLFEGNVYPQNRLVLAVIKAYVKGNKPTLAQLSQAFPTELRGGKKIFDTERAITERKENSTDKQERYFSKEDEALLIEGVKILVCNQWQESDTRKFVAHARQFHFNIDEIASESESNKPEFSDEQLIKQFMAIDAFASVYHHWSESVTAVFVDLMRYANQCGLDIFDVKSDYAIRIGRKEKAAAKGKPLYGLRLTQQKIWIERNTPVQELTTELLAELKSSGALVEFNKKYKVSRAPHWPTDYHKQAVNIWKLSHGYKDITGEQSAWLDENQYLTLHEDTKKSQGKQFGGELRVGDVVNLSRSGDIKALVRVTSDAQSIEDAPFPNDWLLRKYEIIKWLPKTVAYKGEKKGWTPSYNGTFYKVRKKEVNLFEQWILKPYYQLSLDDLGIDSPEPQQDNLDIVEDDIAALMTNTPLNQILYGPPGTGKTYHTIEAAVKAAEPLEYEAIVSDFEDLTSSERRAQLQALYNELVKDGRIRFVTFHQSYGYEDFVTGVTARTQGDQIAYYEKDGVFKAICDDAKEYHKASKTKSGDSFIACWQAFIDEFNAVETGIDIETVSGRSSIYVHSVEDDIIRFDKRGGKSVHSMNIKTLKAIFNGERVFKGGLEPYYAAMIKYIKSLTINSPDTRVERKNYVLVIDEINRGNISKIFGELITLIEPSKRLGASEALSVVLPSSGETFFVPDNLYLIGTMNTADRSLAMMDTALRRRFDFIEMMPKPELLAGKRVKGIDLQALLSALNERIEVLYDREHTLGHAFFMPVVSKLADDDSAEGEQAAFAVLQQVFKNKVLPLLEEYFFEDWHKIRLVLGDNRKHKENHKKYIFVHDKKTTFSDIFGNEHGLETYEDSKTTYTIADFDDENAAWHQVLAYQAIYDTKVLSRVKPSAQEDKTNTADMSAQSVEKEVPAQAEIAGA, via the coding sequence GTGGCAAATAACAATCTTAAATTTTTATTTGAAGGCAATGTTTATCCTCAAAATCGACTGGTACTTGCAGTTATCAAGGCTTATGTAAAAGGCAATAAGCCTACGCTGGCACAATTAAGTCAGGCTTTTCCGACTGAGTTACGCGGTGGCAAAAAGATATTTGATACTGAGCGAGCAATAACCGAACGAAAGGAAAACTCGACCGATAAACAAGAGCGCTATTTTAGTAAAGAAGATGAAGCATTATTAATTGAAGGCGTGAAAATATTGGTTTGCAATCAATGGCAAGAATCAGATACCAGAAAATTTGTTGCACATGCAAGACAGTTCCATTTTAACATTGATGAAATTGCAAGCGAATCAGAGTCAAACAAGCCAGAGTTTAGCGATGAGCAATTGATTAAACAATTTATGGCAATTGACGCCTTTGCCAGTGTTTATCACCACTGGAGTGAATCAGTGACAGCTGTTTTTGTTGACTTGATGCGATACGCAAATCAGTGCGGGTTAGATATTTTTGATGTGAAATCCGATTACGCTATTCGCATCGGTCGAAAAGAGAAAGCCGCGGCTAAAGGCAAGCCGCTATACGGTTTAAGGCTAACGCAACAAAAAATTTGGATAGAGCGAAACACGCCAGTTCAAGAGTTAACCACGGAATTGCTCGCTGAGCTTAAATCATCAGGTGCTTTGGTTGAGTTCAATAAAAAGTACAAGGTTTCAAGAGCGCCACATTGGCCAACAGATTATCACAAGCAAGCAGTGAATATTTGGAAGTTATCTCATGGGTACAAAGATATAACAGGCGAGCAGTCAGCTTGGCTCGACGAGAATCAATATTTGACACTACACGAGGACACTAAAAAGTCGCAGGGAAAACAGTTTGGAGGAGAACTGCGTGTTGGTGATGTCGTTAACTTGTCAAGAAGCGGAGACATTAAGGCGCTTGTTAGGGTTACCAGTGATGCACAATCCATTGAGGATGCGCCATTCCCAAATGATTGGTTATTGAGAAAGTATGAAATTATAAAGTGGCTTCCTAAAACTGTCGCGTACAAGGGTGAAAAAAAAGGCTGGACGCCTAGTTATAATGGCACATTTTATAAAGTACGAAAAAAGGAGGTTAACTTATTTGAGCAGTGGATACTTAAACCTTATTACCAACTCTCTCTGGATGATTTAGGTATTGACTCCCCCGAGCCTCAACAAGATAACTTAGACATAGTTGAAGATGATATTGCAGCACTGATGACAAATACGCCACTAAACCAAATTTTATACGGCCCGCCGGGTACGGGTAAAACTTATCACACCATCGAAGCGGCGGTAAAAGCCGCAGAGCCACTTGAATACGAAGCGATTGTAAGTGATTTTGAAGATCTGACAAGCAGTGAACGAAGAGCACAGCTGCAAGCCCTTTATAACGAGTTGGTTAAAGATGGCCGTATTCGTTTTGTCACCTTCCACCAAAGTTATGGCTACGAGGATTTTGTCACCGGGGTAACGGCAAGAACGCAAGGCGACCAAATTGCCTATTATGAAAAAGACGGCGTGTTTAAGGCGATTTGTGATGATGCTAAGGAGTATCATAAAGCCAGTAAAACTAAGAGTGGCGACTCTTTTATTGCTTGCTGGCAGGCATTTATAGACGAGTTCAATGCAGTTGAAACGGGTATTGATATTGAAACCGTTAGTGGCAGGTCATCAATATATGTGCACAGTGTTGAAGATGACATTATAAGGTTTGATAAGAGAGGCGGTAAGTCGGTTCACTCGATGAATATCAAAACCTTGAAGGCTATTTTTAACGGTGAGCGAGTATTCAAAGGGGGATTAGAGCCATACTATGCGGCCATGATCAAGTACATAAAGTCGCTGACAATTAATTCGCCAGACACGCGTGTTGAGCGCAAAAACTATGTACTTGTGATTGATGAAATCAACCGAGGCAATATCTCGAAAATTTTTGGCGAGCTGATCACCTTAATCGAGCCGTCTAAGCGTTTGGGCGCTAGCGAAGCGTTATCTGTTGTTCTGCCGAGCTCAGGCGAAACATTCTTCGTACCGGACAACCTTTATCTTATCGGCACCATGAATACGGCCGATAGATCATTAGCCATGATGGATACCGCGCTGCGTCGTCGCTTTGACTTTATTGAAATGATGCCAAAGCCTGAGCTACTAGCAGGCAAGCGAGTCAAAGGGATTGATTTACAAGCCTTGTTAAGCGCGTTAAATGAGCGCATCGAAGTGCTGTACGACCGTGAGCATACGCTGGGGCATGCTTTCTTTATGCCCGTTGTCAGCAAGTTAGCTGACGATGACAGTGCTGAGGGTGAACAGGCCGCTTTTGCCGTGTTACAGCAGGTCTTTAAAAATAAAGTGCTACCGCTGTTAGAGGAGTACTTCTTTGAAGACTGGCACAAAATTCGTTTAGTACTTGGCGATAATCGAAAGCATAAAGAAAACCACAAAAAGTATATTTTTGTCCATGACAAAAAAACGACATTTAGTGATATTTTCGGTAATGAACATGGCTTAGAAACCTACGAAGATAGCAAAACCACCTACACCATTGCTGACTTTGATGATGAAAATGCCGCTTGGCATCAGGTACTAGCGTATCAAGCGATTTACGACACCAAGGTGCTATCTCGGGTTAAGCCAAGCGCCCAAGAGGATAAAACCAATACGGCTGATATGAGCGCGCAGTCCGTCGAAAAAGAGGTGCCAGCCCAAGCTGAAATAGCAGGGGCTTAA
- a CDS encoding N-6 DNA methylase, protein MNNTDLVNKLWKLCDDLRDGGVSYQNYVNELASLLFLKMCEETGQEHDLLPEDYRWGVLKSKLGQDQHVYYRNMLVQLGNDDHAIVRAIFQNVNTSITQPAQLNKLITNMDKLQWLDDEGDGISSKTRDDFGDMYEGLLQKNANETKSGAGQYFTPRALINTIVKLIKPQPREVIQDPAAGTAGFLIEADKYIKAHTDNLELLDDDDQDFQMKSAFVGLELVPETRRLALMNCLLHDIEGHEIHGAIRIGNTLGAAGENLPKADVILTNPPFGAAAGTNITRTFVYPTANKQLCFMQHIVEALEPGGRAAVVIPDNVLFEGGVGTDIRRDLMDKCNLHTILRLPTGIFYAAGVKTNVLFFQKGTPANPNQDKNCTTDTWVYDLRTNMQTFGKRSPFSEKHLQSFIEAYGEDPNGQSERVEGVFDILGCTSEEVEENSLERNSPEYVSENARWRKFSRAHIAEKGDDLNITWLKDNSITDAASLPEPDVLATEAMTELTEALREINQLMMELGATEQAEGQVALLAEEFGLEKTVVKGQE, encoded by the coding sequence ATGAACAATACCGATCTAGTCAATAAATTGTGGAAGCTGTGCGACGACCTGCGCGACGGCGGCGTATCGTACCAAAACTATGTTAACGAGCTCGCCTCACTGCTGTTTCTGAAGATGTGTGAAGAAACGGGGCAAGAGCACGACCTACTACCAGAAGACTACCGTTGGGGCGTGCTAAAAAGCAAGCTAGGGCAAGATCAACACGTTTACTACCGCAATATGCTAGTGCAACTGGGCAACGACGACCACGCGATTGTGCGCGCCATTTTCCAAAACGTAAACACTAGCATTACCCAGCCAGCGCAGCTTAATAAGCTGATCACCAATATGGACAAACTGCAATGGCTTGACGACGAGGGCGATGGCATCAGCAGTAAAACCCGTGACGACTTTGGCGATATGTACGAAGGCTTATTGCAAAAAAACGCCAACGAAACCAAATCAGGGGCAGGGCAATACTTTACGCCACGGGCGCTAATTAACACGATTGTTAAGCTGATCAAACCGCAGCCACGCGAAGTCATTCAAGACCCAGCCGCAGGTACGGCGGGCTTTTTAATTGAAGCCGACAAATACATTAAAGCTCACACCGACAACCTTGAGCTGCTTGATGATGACGATCAAGACTTTCAAATGAAAAGTGCCTTTGTTGGGCTAGAGCTGGTACCAGAAACGCGCCGCCTTGCGCTAATGAACTGCCTACTGCACGATATTGAAGGACATGAAATCCACGGCGCAATTCGCATCGGTAATACCTTAGGCGCAGCCGGTGAAAACTTACCTAAAGCCGACGTTATTCTGACTAACCCGCCGTTTGGCGCTGCGGCGGGTACCAATATTACCCGTACTTTTGTTTACCCAACCGCCAACAAACAGCTCTGTTTTATGCAGCATATTGTGGAAGCGCTTGAGCCGGGCGGCCGAGCGGCTGTGGTGATTCCTGATAACGTGTTATTTGAAGGTGGCGTTGGCACGGATATTCGCCGCGATTTAATGGACAAATGTAACCTGCACACCATATTGCGCCTACCTACGGGGATTTTCTATGCCGCTGGGGTTAAAACCAATGTCCTGTTTTTCCAAAAAGGCACGCCAGCAAACCCCAACCAAGATAAAAACTGCACCACCGACACTTGGGTCTACGATCTGCGCACCAATATGCAAACCTTTGGCAAACGCAGCCCGTTTAGCGAAAAACACCTACAAAGTTTTATTGAGGCATACGGCGAAGATCCCAATGGACAAAGTGAGCGGGTTGAGGGCGTATTTGATATTTTGGGCTGTACCTCTGAGGAGGTAGAAGAAAACAGCCTTGAGCGCAACAGCCCTGAGTACGTAAGTGAAAACGCTCGCTGGCGCAAATTCTCTCGCGCCCATATCGCCGAAAAAGGCGACGATCTCAATATTACGTGGCTTAAAGATAATTCCATTACCGATGCCGCATCGCTACCTGAACCCGATGTGCTAGCCACCGAAGCCATGACCGAACTAACCGAAGCCCTGCGCGAAATTAATCAATTAATGATGGAACTGGGCGCAACCGAGCAAGCGGAAGGGCAAGTGGCACTCTTGGCAGAAGAATTTGGTTTAGAAAAAACTGTGGTTAAGGGGCAGGAATAA
- a CDS encoding McrC family protein yields the protein MHLVQQQARVKQQARVFEFGYLGNGDDNEYGAQVKAANKITAISGRAYEYLKNLCLCDKSESRFLRLRQVEHCEVLQVKNYAGVVFTPDGTQIEVLPKIAKKSDVSLTEEARAKRARDALLNMLKTLKGFRHIKTQSANLAKQKMPLLEVFIAQFLSSVNELIKRGLRSDYVQQEDNLAFLKGKLLVAKQLQHNFVNKHQFYVAYDEYVHNRPVNRLIHSALKKVAGYSRSAANQKLLQELLFAFADIPLSKNIKNDFASVRLDRGMNYYEAPLAWARLVLEGFSPLTMQGKSSGFSLLFPMEAVFESYVASVLAKQLRPTLSLKTQASAQYLVKHKGKKRFQLRPDLLIEENGTNICVLDTKWKLVDAGGEASMYGLSQSDFYQMFAYGHKYLKGEGELILIYPSHDKFQKPISQSFNFDEQATLKLWVVPFDISADIHRDTSAAISDANSASNRLKLPKELSRLLTAESA from the coding sequence ATGCATTTAGTTCAACAGCAAGCAAGGGTTAAACAGCAAGCAAGGGTGTTTGAATTTGGTTATCTGGGCAATGGTGATGACAACGAATATGGCGCTCAAGTAAAGGCTGCTAATAAGATCACCGCTATTTCTGGGCGCGCTTATGAGTACCTAAAAAACTTGTGCTTGTGTGACAAATCCGAAAGCCGCTTTTTGCGGCTGAGGCAAGTTGAGCATTGTGAAGTGTTACAGGTAAAAAACTACGCTGGTGTGGTGTTTACGCCGGATGGCACGCAAATAGAAGTACTGCCTAAAATTGCCAAAAAAAGTGATGTAAGTCTCACCGAGGAGGCTCGCGCGAAACGTGCACGAGACGCTTTGCTTAATATGCTAAAAACACTGAAAGGCTTTCGTCATATTAAAACGCAAAGCGCAAACTTGGCTAAGCAGAAGATGCCCTTGCTGGAAGTATTTATTGCGCAGTTTCTCTCGTCGGTAAATGAGTTAATCAAACGCGGTTTGCGCAGTGATTACGTGCAACAAGAAGACAACCTCGCTTTCTTAAAAGGTAAGTTGTTGGTGGCAAAGCAGTTGCAGCACAACTTTGTTAACAAGCATCAGTTTTATGTGGCATACGACGAGTACGTGCACAATCGGCCGGTCAACCGATTAATTCATAGCGCCTTAAAAAAGGTGGCTGGCTACTCGCGCAGCGCGGCTAACCAGAAATTGTTACAAGAGCTGTTATTTGCGTTTGCGGACATTCCCCTGAGTAAAAATATTAAAAACGACTTTGCCAGCGTTAGGTTAGATCGCGGGATGAATTACTACGAGGCACCGCTTGCTTGGGCAAGGTTGGTGCTGGAAGGCTTCTCGCCATTGACCATGCAAGGGAAAAGTAGTGGCTTTTCCTTGTTATTCCCGATGGAGGCCGTGTTTGAAAGCTATGTCGCCAGCGTATTAGCCAAACAGTTACGGCCAACACTTAGCCTAAAAACACAGGCAAGTGCGCAGTATTTAGTGAAACACAAGGGGAAAAAACGTTTTCAACTGCGGCCTGATTTATTAATTGAGGAAAACGGGACGAACATTTGCGTGCTTGATACCAAATGGAAGCTGGTTGACGCGGGTGGTGAAGCGTCAATGTACGGGTTATCGCAAAGCGATTTTTATCAAATGTTTGCATACGGGCATAAATACTTGAAAGGTGAGGGGGAATTGATACTGATTTACCCAAGCCATGATAAGTTTCAAAAACCGATATCGCAGAGTTTTAACTTTGACGAGCAAGCCACGTTAAAACTCTGGGTAGTGCCTTTTGATATTTCGGCGGATATCCATCGCGATACTTCTGCTGCTATTTCGGATGCTAATTCCGCGAGTAATAGGCTTAAATTACCCAAGGAGTTAAGCCGCCTGCTAACCGCCGAATCAGCCTAA
- a CDS encoding peptidase M15, whose protein sequence is MSKHQITKLDTITRTRLSANFFLRDFLFSETAVLHGVNNIPDDIELAIAAGSQLCEQVLEPIQQAWGRIHIRSAFRSCEVNQLGNTLGANCASNESNYASHIWDRRDAAGFMGATACIVIPAYLDYYQKTGDWASLAWWVHANIPAYQHMFFFPSLCAFNISWHENQNAPQTISSYVIDPNTGHKKRILTAGVASEYYQKIPLAQRYAACETLLSKMEP, encoded by the coding sequence ATGTCTAAACATCAAATTACTAAACTCGATACGATCACGCGTACGCGCTTGTCAGCAAACTTTTTTCTGCGCGATTTTTTATTTTCTGAAACCGCCGTATTGCACGGCGTTAATAATATCCCCGACGACATTGAACTGGCTATTGCCGCTGGCAGCCAGTTATGTGAGCAAGTGCTAGAGCCGATTCAACAGGCTTGGGGGCGCATTCATATTCGCTCTGCCTTTCGAAGCTGTGAAGTGAACCAGCTCGGCAACACGTTAGGCGCGAATTGCGCCAGCAATGAAAGCAATTATGCCAGCCATATTTGGGATCGCCGCGACGCGGCAGGCTTTATGGGCGCTACCGCCTGTATTGTCATCCCTGCTTATTTAGATTATTACCAAAAAACAGGCGATTGGGCGTCACTGGCTTGGTGGGTTCACGCCAATATTCCCGCCTACCAGCATATGTTTTTCTTCCCTAGCTTATGTGCCTTTAATATTTCATGGCATGAAAATCAAAATGCTCCGCAAACTATAAGCAGTTACGTTATCGACCCGAATACAGGGCATAAAAAACGCATTTTAACCGCAGGCGTCGCAAGCGAATATTATCAAAAAATACCACTGGCGCAGCGTTATGCGGCATGTGAAACGTTATTAAGCAAAATGGAGCCTTAA
- a CDS encoding amino acid adenylation: MRLQFSASNALNKWLEQDLPRLPVPQGKKQAGVNTLTSDQATMRWQVHIIDNQYPSQEKTIIACEANSRFITFIPVPAFSLWLLEDITELLAEKWHLMLATTLESYQLIPRSDIAVLLAALDNIYFDILWVKNTDLSINGHISDAGLWVEQMIREQKVRSLSPAQLAELAIYLNTSVKRATNKTTGRKDRFIPIERLLAYCETITRIKLSHKVEFNAGKSMSDKWDNAKPADPATTDSAITDNVIDLNAFRRSMLGKS, from the coding sequence ATGAGACTTCAATTTTCGGCGAGTAATGCGCTTAATAAATGGTTAGAGCAAGACTTACCTCGGCTGCCTGTACCGCAAGGAAAAAAGCAAGCAGGGGTAAATACTTTAACGTCAGATCAGGCGACCATGCGCTGGCAGGTGCACATTATTGACAACCAGTATCCATCCCAAGAAAAAACGATCATTGCCTGTGAAGCGAATAGTCGGTTTATCACTTTTATTCCTGTACCTGCCTTTAGCTTGTGGTTACTTGAAGATATCACTGAGCTGCTCGCCGAAAAATGGCACCTGATGTTGGCCACTACTTTAGAGAGCTATCAATTAATCCCGCGCAGTGATATCGCTGTGCTGTTAGCTGCGTTAGACAATATTTACTTTGATATCCTATGGGTAAAGAACACTGACCTCAGCATTAATGGGCATATTAGCGATGCGGGTCTTTGGGTTGAGCAAATGATTCGCGAGCAAAAGGTAAGGTCATTGTCGCCAGCGCAGTTGGCAGAGCTGGCCATTTATCTAAATACCTCAGTTAAACGCGCTACCAATAAGACCACTGGACGCAAAGACAGGTTTATTCCCATTGAACGCTTGTTAGCTTACTGCGAAACAATCACGAGGATAAAGCTATCGCACAAAGTAGAATTCAACGCTGGGAAGTCAATGTCCGACAAGTGGGATAATGCCAAGCCAGCCGACCCCGCCACAACCGACTCTGCAATAACCGACAATGTTATCGACCTTAATGCCTTTCGGCGCAGTATGTTGGGTAAATCGTAA
- a CDS encoding PilZ domain-containing protein translates to MDNANYSKAVSQQELDFIAGLEHEPTDNLSSMVQASEVFVSGAELSFFKHFSNADNVGVVAQYGNHRLFFPIEFNTDPQGIESMAFAPPQIFEKGAHDRSWRLIPKQELILLDHTGQPLPYKLRDISFSGLSLQAINPETELPTELEDIFLKIPKQPKIPLQGRFNRYIAPGTVAFELDDMSQQGNRALREYLYSVHQLQNNTSDLFPHYG, encoded by the coding sequence ATGGATAACGCAAATTACAGTAAAGCGGTGAGCCAGCAAGAGCTGGACTTTATCGCTGGCCTAGAGCACGAGCCCACAGACAACCTAAGCAGCATGGTGCAAGCTTCCGAAGTATTTGTCAGTGGCGCAGAGCTAAGTTTCTTCAAACATTTTAGTAACGCAGACAATGTCGGCGTTGTTGCGCAGTACGGTAATCATCGGCTATTTTTCCCCATCGAATTTAATACTGACCCACAAGGTATCGAGTCAATGGCCTTTGCGCCTCCGCAAATATTCGAAAAAGGCGCACACGACAGATCATGGCGGTTAATTCCCAAGCAAGAATTAATATTGCTCGACCACACGGGTCAACCTTTACCTTATAAATTGCGTGATATTTCTTTCTCAGGCTTATCTTTACAGGCGATAAACCCTGAAACGGAATTGCCGACAGAGCTTGAAGATATTTTTCTGAAAATTCCAAAGCAGCCCAAAATTCCACTGCAAGGACGCTTCAATCGTTACATCGCTCCTGGCACAGTTGCCTTTGAGTTAGATGATATGAGCCAACAAGGTAATCGGGCACTGCGCGAATATTTGTACTCAGTGCATCAGTTACAAAACAATACCAGCGATCTGTTCCCACATTACGGCTAA